One segment of Kogia breviceps isolate mKogBre1 chromosome 14, mKogBre1 haplotype 1, whole genome shotgun sequence DNA contains the following:
- the DSTN gene encoding destrin: MASGVQVADEVCRIFYDMKVRKCSTPEEIKKRKKAVIFCLSADKKCIIVEEGKEILVGDIGVTITDPFKHFVGMLPEKDCRYALYDASFETKESRKEELMFFLWAPELAPLKSKMIYASSKDAIKKKFQGIKHECQANGPEDLNRACIAEKLGGSLIVAFEGCPV, translated from the exons GCCTCAGGAGTGCAAGTTGCTGATGAAGTATGTCGCATTTTTTATGACATGAAAGTTCGGAAGTGCTCCACACcagaagaaatcaagaaaagaaagaaagctgtcaTTTTTTGTCTCAGTGCAGACAAAAAGTGCATCATTGTAGAAGAAGGCAAAGAGATCTTGGTTGGAGATATTGGTGTAACCATAACTGATCCTTTCAAGCATTTTGTGGGAATGCTTCCTGAAAAAGATTGTCGCTATGCTTTGTATGATGCAAGCTTCGAAACAAAAGAATCCAGGAAAGAGGAGCTgatgttttttttgtg GGCTCCAGAACTAGCACCTCTGAAAAGTAAAATGATCTATGCGAGCTCCAAGGATGCGATCAAAAAGAAATTTCAAG GCATAAAACATGAATGTCAAGCAAACGGGCCAGAAGACCTCAATCGGGCTTGTATTGCTGAAAAGCTAGGTGGATCCTTAATTGTAGCTTTTGAAGGATGCCCTGTGTAG